In a genomic window of Jeotgalibacillus aurantiacus:
- a CDS encoding CvpA family protein — translation MLDLLLLVFLVTGFIIGLRRGFILQLIHLVGFFIAFFLAYKYYSVLAPKLTLWVPYPAFDAGSRLAFIADTVNFEEAYYRIIAFAIIFFGAKIVMQLIGSMFDSVAQFPMLRPLNIFGGGILGFIEMYVILFVLIYIAAMVPMNSIQDTLAGSGISEFILQQTPVFSEQVKEWWLNAQEPSS, via the coding sequence ATGCTGGATTTGCTGCTGTTAGTCTTTCTTGTGACCGGCTTTATTATTGGTTTGCGCCGGGGGTTCATCTTACAACTTATTCATCTTGTAGGCTTTTTTATTGCTTTCTTTCTGGCCTACAAGTATTACAGTGTGCTCGCACCTAAGCTCACACTGTGGGTGCCTTATCCTGCTTTTGATGCGGGGTCCCGGCTGGCTTTTATTGCGGATACAGTGAATTTTGAAGAAGCCTATTACAGGATCATTGCTTTTGCCATCATCTTTTTCGGAGCGAAAATCGTGATGCAGCTGATCGGGTCGATGTTCGATTCTGTGGCTCAATTCCCTATGCTTCGCCCGCTTAATATATTTGGCGGTGGAATTTTAGGGTTTATTGAAATGTATGTGATCTTATTTGTCCTTATTTATATTGCGGCCATGGTTCCGATGAATTCCATTCAGGATACTTTAGCCGGTTCAGGGATTTCAGAATTCATTTTGCAGCAGACGCCGGTATTTTCAGAGCAGGTAAAAGAATGGTGGCTGAATGCACAGGAGCCGTCATCGTAA
- the polX gene encoding DNA polymerase/3'-5' exonuclease PolX has translation MNKKEIIRLLEKIAVYMELKGENPFKISAFRKAAQALETDQRSLSQIEDVKALKGVGKGTAAVIEEYMKTGQSSVLDSLKEEVPEGLIPLLKLQGLGGKKIARLYQELGVESAEDLKRVCEEGKVQQLSGFGAKTEEKILAALLNAGSRPERLPISAVLPIAEELDGFLAGIDEISRFSRAGSLRRNSETVKDLDYIASTDQPEKVKDQILTIPGLKEVLSAGNTKVSVVLEREYDLSVDIRLVEDQAFATTLHHFTGSKDHNVKMRQIAKERGERISEYGVENLETGEVTTFESEEAFFAHFGMAFLSPELREDGTETSRHEEAEDLITLDDIRGDLHMHTTWSDGAYSLEEMIEACRQKGYDYMAITDHSHYLRVANGLSAERLRKQISEIRALNEKYDDIDILAGIEMDILPDGSLDYDDELLEELDIVIASIHSSFSQSEEQIRERLETALANPHVDFIAHPTGRIVGERKGYRVDMDWLVKRAAETSTGLELNANPHRFDLNSEYVALAQKHNVPVFINTDAHDTTHLEFMELGIKTGRKGWLKKESVMNAKSFDELSRFLKRHQ, from the coding sequence ATGAACAAAAAAGAAATCATCAGACTGCTTGAGAAAATTGCGGTATACATGGAGCTGAAAGGGGAAAATCCGTTTAAAATCAGTGCGTTCAGAAAAGCAGCCCAAGCGCTGGAGACGGATCAGAGAAGCCTCTCACAGATTGAAGATGTTAAAGCCTTGAAAGGAGTCGGGAAAGGAACGGCTGCTGTCATTGAAGAATACATGAAAACGGGTCAATCATCTGTCCTTGATTCGCTTAAGGAAGAAGTGCCTGAAGGGTTAATTCCACTATTAAAACTTCAGGGGCTTGGCGGGAAAAAGATTGCCCGCCTGTATCAGGAGCTCGGTGTGGAATCGGCTGAAGATTTGAAGCGTGTCTGTGAAGAAGGCAAAGTTCAGCAGCTTTCCGGATTTGGTGCTAAAACGGAGGAAAAAATCCTGGCCGCGCTCCTGAATGCCGGCAGCCGTCCGGAGAGACTGCCGATTTCAGCAGTATTGCCAATAGCTGAAGAACTGGACGGATTTCTTGCAGGGATTGATGAGATCAGCCGCTTTTCACGTGCCGGCAGTTTAAGGCGAAACAGTGAAACCGTAAAAGATCTTGATTATATTGCCTCTACAGATCAGCCGGAGAAGGTTAAAGATCAGATCTTAACCATACCGGGTTTAAAAGAAGTGCTGTCAGCAGGAAATACAAAAGTTTCTGTCGTTCTGGAACGCGAGTATGATCTGTCAGTCGATATCCGGCTTGTTGAGGATCAGGCATTTGCGACAACGCTCCATCATTTTACGGGCTCAAAGGATCATAATGTAAAAATGCGCCAGATTGCGAAAGAACGCGGTGAGCGGATCAGTGAATATGGCGTTGAAAACCTTGAGACAGGAGAAGTGACGACGTTTGAAAGCGAAGAAGCCTTTTTCGCTCACTTTGGCATGGCCTTTCTTTCACCTGAACTGAGGGAAGATGGCACGGAAACTTCCCGGCATGAAGAAGCGGAAGATCTGATCACCCTTGATGACATCAGAGGGGATCTTCACATGCATACGACCTGGAGTGATGGTGCTTATTCTCTGGAGGAAATGATTGAAGCATGCCGCCAAAAAGGGTACGATTACATGGCTATAACAGATCACTCCCATTACTTGCGTGTTGCCAATGGGCTGTCAGCTGAGCGCTTAAGGAAGCAGATAAGTGAAATAAGAGCATTAAATGAAAAGTATGATGATATTGACATTCTGGCAGGTATAGAAATGGATATCCTTCCGGATGGGTCGCTTGATTATGATGATGAGCTTCTTGAAGAGCTCGACATTGTCATTGCCTCTATTCATTCCTCTTTTTCACAGTCCGAGGAACAGATCAGGGAGAGACTTGAAACAGCTCTTGCCAACCCTCATGTTGATTTTATTGCGCACCCGACCGGTCGTATTGTCGGGGAAAGAAAAGGATATCGTGTCGATATGGACTGGCTCGTGAAGAGAGCGGCAGAAACGAGTACAGGCCTTGAATTGAATGCAAATCCGCATAGATTTGATTTGAACAGTGAATACGTAGCGCTCGCTCAAAAGCATAACGTACCCGTATTCATTAATACGGATGCTCATGATACGACTCATCTGGAATTTATGGAGCTTGGTATAAAAACCGGTCGTAAAGGCTGGCTGAAAAAAGAGTCCGTCATGAATGCAAAATCGTTTGATGAGCTTTCCCGTTTTCTGAAACGCCATCAATAA